The following coding sequences are from one Sulfitobacter sp. HNIBRBA3233 window:
- the mutS gene encoding DNA mismatch repair protein MutS gives MSAGNATPMMAQYLEIKSGYPDALLFYRMGDFYELFFDDAVAASEALDIALTKRGKHDGEDIPMCGVPVHAAEGYLLTLIRKGFRVAVGEQLESPAEAKKRGNKSVVKRDVVRLVTPGTLTEESLLEARRHNFLAAFAQVRDDCALSWVDISTGAFHVMALPKVRLGPELARLAPSELLVSEGDSAEHRELETEFGLSVTELARSSFDSTGAEKRICQLYNVGSLDGFGTFDRAEIAAMGAVIEYLDLTQKGKLPLLRKPVKEAQARTVQIDAATRRNLELTHALSGGRAGTLLSVMDRTATAGGARLLERRISSPSRVLETIHARQAAVSFAFEQTRLRGEIRERLRNVPDLERALSRLSLDRGGPRDLAAIRNGLTEAARLARLLDHDLPDLLETARQSLLGHETLVDLLDDALVAEPPLLIRDGGFIAPGYREELDEMRKLRDEGRGVIAAMQSQFVSDTGISSLKIKHNNVLGYFIEVTATHAEKMLSPPLSERFIHRQTTANQVRFTTVELSELETRILNAGNHATELEKRLFEDLRKAVLDRAGEIGAASAALAEIDLSTSLADLAQAEDWCKPAVDGSRAFEIVGGRHPVVERALKQQGGTPFVANDCNLSADTDSAIWLLTGPNMAGKSTYLRQNAIIALIAQMGSYVPARSAHIGVVSQLFSRVGASDDLARGRSTFMVEMVETAAILNQADDRALVILDEIGRGTATYDGLSIAWATLEHLHDVNRARALFATHYHEMTALAGKLDGVANATVAVKEWEGDVIFLHEVKKGAADRSYGVQVAQLAGLPPKVIDRARVVLEALEKGEREGGATQKTLIDDLPLFSIAHTPSPTPAARTSPLEEMVAEIMPDELSPREALDLIYKLKEAAKS, from the coding sequence ATGAGCGCAGGCAACGCCACACCGATGATGGCCCAGTATCTGGAGATCAAATCCGGCTATCCGGACGCGCTCTTGTTCTACCGGATGGGCGATTTCTATGAGCTGTTTTTTGACGATGCCGTCGCCGCATCCGAGGCGCTTGATATCGCGCTGACCAAACGCGGCAAACATGACGGCGAAGATATTCCCATGTGCGGCGTGCCGGTCCATGCGGCCGAAGGATACCTGCTGACCCTGATCCGCAAGGGATTCCGCGTGGCCGTGGGCGAGCAACTGGAAAGCCCCGCCGAAGCGAAGAAGCGCGGCAACAAATCCGTCGTCAAACGCGATGTGGTGCGTCTGGTCACCCCCGGAACGCTGACGGAAGAATCCCTTCTCGAAGCGCGCCGCCACAACTTCCTCGCGGCTTTCGCGCAGGTGCGGGATGACTGTGCGTTGTCCTGGGTCGACATTTCGACGGGCGCCTTTCATGTGATGGCCCTGCCGAAGGTCCGGCTGGGGCCGGAACTGGCGCGGCTGGCCCCGTCCGAACTTCTGGTAAGCGAGGGCGACAGTGCCGAACACCGCGAGTTAGAGACTGAATTCGGGCTGTCCGTCACCGAACTTGCCCGGTCGAGTTTCGACAGTACCGGCGCCGAAAAACGGATCTGTCAGCTTTACAACGTCGGATCGCTTGACGGCTTTGGCACCTTCGACCGTGCCGAGATTGCCGCAATGGGTGCGGTGATCGAATATCTCGACCTGACGCAAAAGGGAAAGCTGCCGCTTCTGCGCAAGCCGGTGAAAGAGGCGCAGGCCCGGACCGTCCAGATCGACGCGGCCACACGGCGCAACCTCGAACTGACCCACGCGCTGTCAGGTGGGCGCGCCGGTACGCTGTTGTCGGTGATGGACAGGACGGCAACCGCCGGCGGCGCGCGCCTGTTGGAGCGCCGTATTTCGAGCCCGTCCCGTGTGTTAGAGACTATTCACGCACGGCAGGCCGCTGTTTCATTCGCGTTCGAGCAGACAAGATTGCGCGGCGAGATACGCGAGCGGCTGCGCAACGTGCCGGATCTGGAACGGGCGCTATCGCGCCTGTCGCTGGATCGCGGGGGGCCCCGTGACCTTGCCGCAATCCGCAACGGCCTGACCGAGGCCGCGCGTCTTGCCCGGTTGCTGGATCATGATCTGCCCGACCTTCTCGAAACCGCACGTCAGAGCCTTTTGGGACACGAAACGCTGGTCGATCTGCTGGACGACGCGCTGGTCGCGGAGCCGCCACTGTTGATCCGTGACGGCGGCTTCATCGCGCCGGGATATCGCGAAGAGCTGGACGAGATGCGCAAACTGCGTGACGAGGGCCGCGGCGTTATCGCGGCGATGCAATCCCAATTCGTCTCTGATACGGGCATTTCGTCTCTGAAAATCAAGCACAACAATGTCTTGGGCTACTTCATTGAAGTCACGGCAACCCACGCCGAAAAAATGCTCTCGCCCCCACTGTCCGAACGGTTCATCCACCGCCAGACGACGGCCAATCAGGTCAGGTTCACCACGGTTGAACTGTCGGAGCTGGAAACCCGGATCCTGAACGCGGGAAACCACGCGACCGAATTGGAAAAACGTCTGTTCGAGGATCTGCGCAAGGCCGTGCTGGACCGCGCGGGCGAAATCGGGGCCGCGTCGGCCGCATTGGCCGAGATTGATCTGTCCACCTCTCTTGCCGATCTCGCGCAGGCCGAGGACTGGTGCAAACCGGCGGTCGACGGATCACGCGCCTTCGAAATCGTCGGGGGCCGCCATCCGGTCGTGGAGCGCGCCCTGAAGCAACAGGGTGGCACACCCTTCGTTGCCAACGATTGCAACCTCAGCGCCGATACGGATTCCGCGATCTGGTTGCTGACCGGCCCGAACATGGCGGGTAAATCGACCTATCTGCGTCAGAATGCGATCATCGCCCTGATCGCGCAAATGGGCAGCTACGTCCCTGCCCGCTCGGCGCATATCGGAGTAGTCAGCCAGCTCTTCAGCCGCGTGGGCGCATCGGACGATCTGGCGCGTGGGCGATCCACCTTCATGGTCGAGATGGTGGAGACCGCGGCCATCCTCAACCAGGCTGACGACCGCGCGCTGGTGATCCTCGATGAAATCGGTCGCGGGACCGCAACCTACGATGGGCTGTCGATTGCGTGGGCAACGCTGGAACATCTGCACGACGTGAACCGCGCCCGCGCCCTGTTCGCCACGCACTACCACGAGATGACCGCCCTTGCCGGCAAGCTGGACGGGGTGGCGAATGCGACCGTCGCGGTGAAGGAATGGGAGGGGGATGTGATCTTTCTCCACGAGGTGAAGAAAGGTGCTGCGGACAGGTCCTACGGTGTGCAGGTTGCACAGCTTGCAGGTCTGCCGCCCAAGGTGATCGACCGCGCCCGGGTCGTGTTGGAAGCGCTGGAAAAAGGGGAGCGCGAGGGAGGTGCGACACAGAAAACGCTGATAGATGATCTTCCGCTTTTCAGCATCGCGCACACGCCGAGCCCGACGCCAGCGGCACGGACGTCACCATTGGAAGAGATGGTCGCGGAAATCATGCCGGACGAATTGTCCCCGCGCGAGGCGCTGGACCTGATCTATAAACTGAAAGAGGCGGCCAAATCCTGA
- a CDS encoding ribokinase has translation MMIWNLGSINIDAFFGVTHLPAPGETLVAQSFSQGLGGKGANMSVAAARAAAPVSHIGAIGADGRWTRERLMEYGVDVPHIHQIEVPTGLANIVVDAEGENTIILLQGANGQLTDAMIGAALAEASPGDFVLMQNETNGQVYAAQTARSLGLRVAYAAAPFEADAVAELAGMIDIMILNAVEAAQLEKATGKPVSEQGIRDVIVTLGAEGCKWIKESQQQVFDAYPAQAVDTTGAGDTFTGYLIAGLDRGLGMEGAIDLALKAASLMVARHGTADVIPDLKEIQDQFGL, from the coding sequence CTGATGATCTGGAACCTCGGGTCCATCAACATCGACGCCTTTTTTGGTGTGACCCATCTGCCTGCGCCGGGCGAAACGCTGGTCGCGCAGAGCTTTTCGCAAGGATTGGGCGGCAAGGGGGCGAATATGTCGGTTGCCGCCGCGCGTGCCGCTGCACCGGTATCGCATATCGGTGCGATCGGGGCCGACGGGCGCTGGACGCGGGAGCGGTTGATGGAATACGGCGTGGACGTGCCGCATATCCACCAGATCGAGGTGCCGACCGGGCTTGCCAATATCGTGGTTGATGCCGAGGGCGAGAATACGATCATCCTTTTGCAGGGTGCGAACGGCCAGTTGACCGACGCGATGATCGGCGCGGCCCTTGCCGAGGCGTCGCCCGGCGATTTCGTTCTGATGCAGAACGAAACCAACGGTCAGGTCTATGCGGCGCAAACCGCAAGGTCGCTGGGTTTGCGCGTGGCCTATGCCGCCGCCCCGTTCGAGGCCGATGCCGTGGCCGAACTGGCGGGAATGATCGACATTATGATCCTGAACGCCGTCGAGGCAGCGCAGCTGGAGAAAGCGACGGGCAAACCAGTCTCTGAACAGGGGATCAGGGACGTAATCGTGACCCTCGGCGCGGAGGGCTGCAAGTGGATCAAGGAGTCCCAGCAACAGGTTTTTGACGCCTATCCTGCGCAAGCGGTCGATACCACGGGGGCAGGGGACACATTCACCGGTTATCTGATCGCGGGTCTGGATCGCGGGCTGGGGATGGAGGGCGCGATTGATCTCGCGCTGAAAGCAGCGTCGCTGATGGTGGCGCGCCACGGCACTGCGGATGTGATCCCGGACCTGAAAGAGATTCAGGACCAGTTCGGCCTTTAG
- a CDS encoding NADP-dependent malic enzyme: protein MSKTKVTNEEALAFHLDPTPGKFEITATVPMTTQRDLSLAYSPGVAVPCEAIAADPQTAYDYTNKGNLVAVISNGTAVLGLGNLGALASKPVMEGKAVLFKRFADVNSIDIELDTEDPDAFCAAVKLMGPTFGGINLEDIKAPECFIIEQRLKEEMDIPVFHDDQHGTAVICAAGLLNALKLSGKKIEDVRIVLNGAGAAGIACLELLKAMGARHQNCIMCDTKGVIYQGRTEGMNQWKSAHAVSTEARTLAEAMDGADVFLGVSVKGAVTAEMVASMADDPVIFAMANPDPEITPEEAHAVRPDAIVATGRSDYPNQVNNVLGFPYLFRGALDINARAINDEMKIACAHALANLAREDVPDEVALAYGKNLSFGRDYIIPTPFDPRLIHRIPPAVAKAGMDTGAARRPIIDMEAYEQGLKSRLDPTANIMRGLFARARANQARMIFAEGDDPKVLRAAVTYQRSGLGKALVVGRSDDVKQKLIASGLEDAVRELEIVNAANTQHLDLYKSFLYERLQRRGFDTKDVHRLAARDRHVFAALMLAHGHGDGLVTGATRKSAHVLERINHVFEANAEGGATGITAVLHKGRIVLIGDTLVHEWPNETDLANIAESGARVARHLGLEPRVAFVSFSTFGYPVSERAEKMHIAPRVLDERRVDFEYEGEMTVDVAMNAASQRNYPFSRLTGPANVLVVPARHSASISVKLMQEMAGATVIGPILTGLDKSIQIASSTSTANDILNMAVLAASKVG, encoded by the coding sequence GTGTCAAAAACCAAAGTTACCAACGAAGAGGCGCTTGCCTTCCACCTCGATCCCACGCCGGGAAAGTTCGAGATTACCGCCACGGTTCCGATGACCACGCAGCGCGATCTGTCGCTTGCGTATTCTCCGGGCGTTGCTGTCCCCTGCGAGGCGATCGCGGCAGACCCGCAGACGGCGTATGATTACACCAACAAGGGCAACCTTGTTGCCGTGATCTCGAACGGGACGGCCGTTCTGGGTCTGGGCAACCTCGGTGCGCTGGCATCGAAACCGGTCATGGAAGGCAAGGCGGTGCTGTTCAAACGCTTTGCCGATGTGAACTCGATCGATATCGAGCTCGACACGGAAGATCCCGATGCGTTCTGCGCGGCGGTGAAACTGATGGGACCGACGTTCGGGGGGATCAACCTCGAAGACATCAAGGCGCCGGAATGCTTCATCATCGAGCAGCGTCTGAAGGAAGAAATGGATATCCCCGTCTTCCACGATGACCAGCACGGCACCGCCGTGATCTGTGCGGCGGGTCTGCTGAACGCGCTGAAGCTGTCGGGCAAGAAGATCGAGGATGTGCGCATCGTTCTGAACGGTGCCGGTGCTGCGGGCATTGCCTGTCTGGAACTGCTCAAGGCGATGGGTGCGCGGCATCAGAACTGCATCATGTGCGACACAAAGGGCGTGATCTATCAGGGCCGTACCGAGGGTATGAACCAGTGGAAGTCGGCCCATGCCGTTTCGACCGAGGCGCGCACATTGGCCGAGGCGATGGATGGCGCGGACGTGTTTCTGGGCGTGTCGGTCAAGGGGGCCGTGACCGCCGAGATGGTGGCGAGCATGGCGGACGATCCGGTGATCTTTGCCATGGCGAATCCCGACCCCGAGATTACACCCGAAGAGGCGCACGCCGTGCGCCCGGACGCCATTGTCGCGACAGGGCGCAGCGACTATCCGAACCAGGTCAACAACGTGCTGGGCTTTCCGTACCTGTTCCGCGGCGCGCTTGATATCAACGCGCGGGCAATCAATGACGAGATGAAGATCGCCTGCGCCCATGCTCTCGCCAATCTCGCACGGGAGGATGTGCCGGACGAAGTGGCGCTTGCCTACGGCAAGAACCTCAGCTTCGGGCGGGACTACATTATTCCGACGCCGTTTGATCCGCGCCTGATCCACCGGATCCCGCCCGCCGTGGCCAAGGCGGGGATGGACACCGGCGCGGCCCGCAGGCCCATCATCGACATGGAAGCCTATGAACAGGGTCTGAAATCGCGCCTCGACCCGACCGCGAACATCATGCGCGGTCTGTTCGCGCGGGCGCGGGCCAATCAGGCGCGGATGATTTTCGCCGAAGGGGACGACCCGAAGGTTTTGCGTGCGGCGGTGACCTATCAGCGCTCCGGTCTGGGCAAGGCGCTGGTCGTGGGCCGGTCGGACGATGTGAAGCAAAAGCTGATCGCCTCGGGCCTCGAAGATGCGGTGCGCGAGCTCGAGATCGTGAATGCCGCGAATACGCAGCATCTCGATCTCTACAAATCGTTTCTCTACGAACGCCTTCAGCGGCGCGGTTTCGACACTAAAGACGTCCACAGGCTCGCCGCGCGGGACCGTCATGTCTTCGCCGCGCTGATGCTTGCGCACGGTCACGGCGACGGATTGGTCACGGGTGCCACGCGCAAGTCTGCGCATGTTCTCGAACGGATCAACCACGTTTTCGAAGCCAATGCCGAAGGCGGTGCGACAGGCATTACCGCCGTGCTTCACAAGGGCCGCATCGTTCTGATCGGTGATACCTTGGTTCACGAATGGCCGAACGAGACCGATCTTGCCAATATCGCCGAAAGCGGTGCGCGGGTCGCGCGCCATCTGGGGCTTGAGCCGCGCGTGGCCTTCGTCAGCTTCTCGACCTTCGGATACCCGGTATCGGAGCGCGCCGAAAAGATGCATATCGCGCCCCGCGTGCTGGATGAACGCCGTGTCGATTTCGAATACGAAGGCGAGATGACGGTCGATGTCGCGATGAATGCCGCAAGCCAGCGGAATTATCCCTTCTCCCGCCTGACCGGTCCGGCCAACGTGCTGGTCGTACCTGCGCGGCACTCGGCCAGTATCTCGGTCAAGCTGATGCAGGAAATGGCGGGGGCCACCGTGATCGGCCCGATCCTGACCGGCTTGGACAAGTCGATCCAGATCGCGTCTTCGACGTCGACGGCGAACGACATCCTGAACATGGCGGTTCTCGCTGCCAGCAAGGTCGGCTGA
- a CDS encoding nucleotide exchange factor GrpE, producing the protein MADPKENDFLDDPEAAEAETYADEMEEIDESALEMENLIAERDQYKDRFMRALADAENARKRSEKDRREAENYGGSKLARDMLSVYDNMKRALEAATEEQRTISGPLLEGIELTMRELLNVFKKHGIEVIAPEVGDRFDPQHHQAMFEAPVPDTKAGHIIQVAAEGFMLHDRLLRPAQVGVSSNTA; encoded by the coding sequence ATGGCAGACCCGAAAGAAAATGATTTCCTCGACGATCCCGAGGCCGCGGAGGCAGAGACCTATGCCGATGAAATGGAAGAGATCGACGAGAGTGCGCTTGAAATGGAAAACCTGATCGCGGAGCGGGACCAGTACAAGGATCGCTTCATGCGTGCGCTTGCCGATGCGGAGAATGCGCGCAAGCGATCCGAAAAGGACCGTCGCGAGGCCGAGAACTACGGTGGATCAAAACTCGCCCGCGATATGCTGTCGGTCTACGACAACATGAAGCGCGCACTTGAAGCGGCGACAGAAGAACAGCGCACGATCTCGGGCCCGCTGCTGGAAGGCATCGAGCTGACGATGCGCGAGCTTCTGAATGTGTTCAAGAAACACGGCATCGAAGTGATCGCGCCGGAAGTCGGTGATCGTTTCGATCCCCAGCACCATCAGGCCATGTTCGAAGCGCCGGTGCCGGATACAAAAGCCGGGCATATCATTCAGGTGGCAGCCGAAGGTTTCATGCTGCACGACCGTTTGCTGCGCCCCGCGCAGGTTGGCGTTTCGTCGAACACCGCCTGA
- the hrcA gene encoding heat-inducible transcriptional repressor HrcA: protein MADTSRLLQEMNDRSREVFRRVVEGYLANGDPVGSRTLTRDFSEKVSAATIRNVMQDLEYLGLLDSPHVSAGRIPTQLGLRMFVDGLLEVGTPDEEDRAQIDATLGSNSNDVAGILDRVGSALSGVTHGASLVLAPKHEAPIRHIEFVSLAHDRALAVLVFSDGHVENRLFQPPVGQTPSSMREAANFLNSLVEGKTLSELQGTIKAEMKKRRQEIDALAAELVESGAVIWDGEDDYPERLIVRGRANLIGEKGQAEDLERIRTLFDDLERKRDIADFLELAEDGDGVRIFIGSENKLFSLSGSSLVVSPYMNSDRKIVGAVGVIGPTRLNYGRIVPIVNYTAQLVGKLISDRS from the coding sequence ATGGCAGATACGTCGAGACTTCTTCAGGAGATGAACGACCGGTCGCGCGAAGTGTTTCGCCGCGTCGTCGAAGGCTATCTGGCAAACGGTGATCCGGTGGGCTCGCGCACACTGACCCGCGATTTCAGCGAAAAGGTGAGTGCCGCCACGATCCGCAACGTGATGCAGGATCTGGAGTATCTGGGTCTGCTGGACAGCCCCCACGTCAGCGCCGGACGTATCCCGACGCAACTGGGCCTGCGGATGTTCGTCGACGGCCTGCTCGAAGTCGGCACACCCGATGAAGAGGACCGCGCGCAGATTGATGCGACGCTGGGCAGCAACTCCAACGATGTTGCGGGTATTCTCGATCGTGTGGGATCAGCGCTCAGCGGGGTGACCCATGGTGCGTCGCTGGTTCTGGCACCGAAACACGAAGCGCCGATACGGCATATCGAATTCGTTTCACTTGCCCATGACAGGGCTTTGGCCGTTCTGGTGTTTTCGGACGGGCATGTGGAAAACAGGCTTTTCCAACCCCCCGTCGGGCAGACGCCAAGCTCCATGCGCGAGGCCGCGAATTTCCTGAATTCGCTGGTCGAGGGCAAAACACTGAGCGAGCTTCAGGGCACGATCAAGGCCGAGATGAAGAAACGCCGTCAGGAGATCGACGCGCTGGCCGCCGAACTGGTGGAAAGCGGTGCGGTGATCTGGGACGGCGAGGATGATTATCCCGAACGTCTGATCGTTCGGGGGCGGGCGAATCTGATCGGTGAAAAGGGGCAGGCCGAAGACCTGGAACGCATTCGCACGCTGTTTGACGATCTTGAGCGGAAACGAGACATCGCCGATTTTCTGGAACTGGCAGAAGATGGCGATGGCGTTCGCATTTTTATCGGGTCGGAAAACAAACTTTTCTCACTTTCGGGTTCCTCTTTGGTGGTTTCCCCATATATGAACTCGGATCGTAAGATTGTCGGCGCGGTCGGGGTCATCGGACCCACGCGCCTGAACTATGGACGTATCGTGCCGATCGTGAACTACACGGCGCAACTGGTCGGGAAATTGATTTCTGACCGGAGTTAG
- a CDS encoding aspartate aminotransferase family protein, whose product MTMVNAYDGSAAAGLNAEDAALIARRERALGPAYRLFYREPLHLVRGEGVWLWDRDGKRYLDCYNNVASVGHCHPRVTGAIAEQMGVLNTHTRYLHEGVVAYAERLLATMPDALGHVMFTCTGSEANDLALRITRSHLRRQGVIVTKLAYHGLTEAVSELSPSLGEFVDRGPRVRLIPAPDALRVAPAEQGARLAADLAQAIADMRRDGIEPAAFIVDTVFSSDGLYPDPAGFLKPAVDLIRAEGGIFIADEVQPGFGRTGEAFWGFERHGIVPDIVTMGKPMGNGFPLSGVAMRPELVAEFGSKARYFNTFGGNPVAAAAGMAVLDVIKQEGLQENALHVGAFLKAGLEDIAKGDEGIVDVRGAGLFLAVEIARDGAPDADRAAFVVNHLRQNGVLISATGPGANILKIRPPLVLKQAEAEIFLDAVEAAFSADPM is encoded by the coding sequence ATGACAATGGTAAACGCCTATGACGGCAGCGCCGCGGCCGGTCTGAACGCCGAAGACGCCGCCCTGATCGCCCGGCGGGAACGGGCGCTGGGGCCGGCCTACCGGTTGTTCTACCGCGAACCGCTGCACCTTGTGCGGGGCGAGGGTGTCTGGCTCTGGGACCGGGACGGCAAGCGCTATCTCGACTGTTACAACAACGTGGCCTCGGTGGGTCATTGCCATCCGCGCGTCACGGGTGCCATCGCAGAACAGATGGGCGTGCTGAACACCCACACCCGGTATTTGCACGAGGGCGTGGTCGCCTATGCCGAGCGGTTGCTGGCCACCATGCCCGATGCGCTGGGGCATGTGATGTTCACCTGCACCGGATCCGAAGCCAATGATCTGGCTTTGCGCATCACGCGGTCGCACCTGCGCCGTCAGGGCGTGATCGTCACCAAGCTCGCCTACCATGGCCTGACCGAGGCGGTATCAGAACTCTCGCCCTCACTTGGCGAATTTGTGGATCGCGGTCCGCGTGTGCGGCTGATCCCTGCCCCCGATGCCCTGCGCGTGGCGCCTGCGGAACAGGGCGCGCGGCTCGCCGCCGATCTGGCACAGGCGATCGCGGACATGCGGCGCGACGGCATCGAACCGGCAGCCTTTATCGTCGACACGGTCTTTTCCAGCGACGGGCTCTACCCCGATCCGGCGGGCTTCCTGAAACCTGCCGTCGATCTGATCCGCGCGGAGGGTGGCATATTCATCGCAGACGAGGTGCAGCCGGGCTTTGGCCGCACGGGCGAGGCGTTCTGGGGCTTCGAGCGGCACGGGATCGTGCCGGACATTGTCACCATGGGAAAACCGATGGGCAACGGCTTTCCGCTGTCGGGTGTGGCCATGCGCCCGGAATTGGTGGCGGAGTTCGGAAGCAAGGCGCGGTATTTCAACACTTTCGGCGGCAATCCGGTCGCCGCCGCCGCTGGCATGGCCGTCTTGGACGTGATCAAGCAGGAAGGCTTGCAGGAAAACGCGCTTCACGTGGGCGCGTTTCTGAAGGCAGGTCTGGAAGACATTGCCAAGGGTGACGAAGGAATCGTCGATGTGCGCGGAGCGGGCCTGTTCCTCGCGGTCGAGATCGCGAGGGACGGCGCACCGGACGCCGACCGCGCCGCCTTCGTCGTGAATCATCTGCGTCAGAACGGTGTGCTGATCAGCGCGACGGGACCGGGTGCGAACATCCTGAAAATCCGCCCACCACTGGTGCTGAAACAGGCGGAAGCCGAAATTTTCCTCGACGCTGTTGAAGCGGCCTTTTCTGCGGACCCGATGTGA
- a CDS encoding glycosyltransferase family 61 protein yields the protein MRNKLEFTLDPEDLFLDPWREEGVSLVSEPDFIWREHPAATIEGFAVSAHDAINRKIHSFTEVTRKQKKFGKALWFNAAPVVVRDVEFRKSQILSSGRFILKGAAGTRAINGFRFESEATEGEPEEALNAYFAQCREKNAGRALPVATPSPDAPIAIECRNTFNYYHFITESLAQLALFDGLTEGRDIFFHYPNEDDKQRDFVRDFVEALFPETTGRVFFERSPKSYPEALTGFEMISAQLQAPADSALDSLIPRHIRNRLGGMSVEMQPLLQMNAVSESLLALRDRALRAIEGQDFSHLPTRFFIGRRDDHARARPMARQERLLEHLELFGFEEIAFEDYPPLEQIALMARAEIVIGAHGAGLTNMLFAHPDAQVIELGTLQTAQFRWADFWPLAHASQCRYISFFADFNTDDPLKEPHFATDGIVPVALSDAAIAQILSYVVSVLGHVPELPSARTVEALARRLLRAGLAEQALALLDRHEDVIKGDADFFLLRGDCHKALAEPKSELVAIDQAFKADPTRWQTLIRIIWCAHHCDRPQVIRWALSRLERDFPERHAAFVGNHDWVRFVA from the coding sequence GTGCGAAACAAGTTGGAATTCACGCTCGATCCCGAAGATCTGTTCCTCGACCCGTGGCGGGAAGAGGGAGTATCGCTTGTATCGGAGCCCGATTTCATCTGGCGCGAACATCCTGCAGCCACCATTGAGGGGTTTGCCGTCAGCGCCCATGACGCGATCAACCGCAAGATCCATTCCTTTACCGAAGTCACCCGCAAGCAGAAGAAGTTCGGCAAGGCGCTCTGGTTCAACGCTGCGCCCGTCGTCGTTCGGGACGTGGAGTTTCGCAAATCCCAGATCCTGTCGAGCGGCCGGTTCATCCTGAAAGGCGCTGCCGGAACCCGAGCAATCAACGGCTTCCGTTTCGAGAGCGAAGCGACCGAAGGGGAACCCGAGGAGGCGCTGAACGCCTATTTCGCGCAATGCCGCGAGAAGAATGCCGGTCGGGCGCTGCCTGTCGCGACCCCTTCGCCGGACGCGCCGATCGCGATCGAGTGCCGGAACACGTTCAATTACTACCACTTCATCACTGAATCGCTGGCGCAGCTGGCGCTCTTCGACGGTTTGACCGAAGGGCGCGACATTTTCTTTCACTACCCGAACGAGGATGACAAGCAGCGCGATTTCGTCCGCGATTTCGTCGAAGCACTTTTTCCCGAAACGACCGGTCGGGTCTTTTTCGAGAGGTCTCCGAAATCCTACCCGGAGGCGCTGACCGGATTCGAGATGATCTCGGCCCAGCTGCAGGCACCTGCGGACAGCGCGCTCGACAGTTTGATCCCGCGACACATCCGCAACCGTCTTGGCGGGATGAGCGTCGAGATGCAGCCGTTGCTGCAGATGAACGCGGTCAGCGAAAGCCTTCTTGCGCTCCGCGATCGCGCCTTGCGGGCGATAGAGGGGCAGGATTTCTCGCATTTGCCGACGCGGTTTTTCATCGGGCGGCGGGACGATCACGCCAGGGCCCGGCCCATGGCACGGCAGGAGCGTCTGCTGGAGCATCTGGAACTCTTCGGATTTGAAGAGATTGCTTTCGAGGATTATCCGCCGCTGGAGCAGATCGCCCTGATGGCGCGCGCGGAAATTGTGATCGGGGCGCATGGGGCGGGGCTGACCAACATGCTCTTCGCGCATCCCGACGCGCAGGTGATCGAGCTGGGGACGCTGCAGACCGCGCAATTCCGCTGGGCGGATTTCTGGCCGCTGGCCCACGCATCGCAGTGCCGCTACATCAGTTTTTTCGCCGACTTCAATACGGACGATCCCCTGAAAGAGCCGCATTTCGCCACCGATGGTATCGTGCCTGTCGCGCTGTCGGATGCCGCGATCGCGCAGATCCTCTCTTACGTTGTCAGCGTGCTTGGCCACGTTCCCGAATTGCCGAGCGCGCGCACGGTCGAAGCACTGGCGCGCAGGCTGTTGCGGGCAGGACTGGCCGAACAGGCGCTGGCGCTTCTTGACCGGCACGAAGACGTCATCAAGGGCGACGCGGATTTTTTCCTCCTGCGGGGCGACTGCCACAAGGCGCTGGCGGAGCCGAAGTCGGAGCTCGTGGCCATCGATCAGGCATTCAAGGCCGATCCGACACGGTGGCAAACTCTGATCCGCATCATCTGGTGCGCGCATCACTGTGACCGACCGCAGGTGATCCGCTGGGCGCTGTCGCGGTTGGAACGTGATTTTCCGGAACGTCATGCCGCTTTTGTGGGCAATCACGATTGGGTTCGCTTCGTCGCCTGA